The DNA segment ccctcttaggggcaGGGGCGGACCTGTAGTGTAAACGGGCGTAACCCGGCTACGGCTCAAGTTTTTACAAGtagtgtaaaaaaaaaatttttccGATTTTTATACACATGACACCCCTGAACAAATACGAGGACACCTCTAAAaaatttgggatacccctgagttgAAGGTCTAGTTCCGCCACTACTTAGGAGAGTGCCCCGCTCACCCTTATTATGGATTTTATTTAGCAatgaaaatagaaataaaataaaataaataataacattaaTTGAAACATAAGTGGGTGAAGAAATCAAGGTGGTGGCACGTTGATTTCATGTAATTCACTTTCAACTTTTTGTTTTTGGTCACCAATTTCTGTTACCTACTGTTTTTCACCTTCGTCCCCATCCCACAATCACCAGTCCCACCTTTTTATTCCACCAATTCCTTTATTCTATATAATCACCCCTCTTCCTACCTTCCCAAACCCTTTCCTACTCTCTTTTCtctcttattttttttattccAGTTTCTTATTTCCGGCGAGTAAATCGGAAACCCGTCTGATACTTCCCGATCTTCACGCCGGAAACTTGATGTATGGGCTGTTAGAGATTAATGCCTTCTGTTCTCTGTGAAATCCTCCGATCCGGGTTTATGATAAATTCCTCACTAATCCGCCGGATCCATCTTGTTCAATCGTTTTCTGTCGTCTTTCTCTACTGGTTTTACGTTTTCTCGGAGGTTAACTCCGACTTCCGTCTTGATCCTGTCTGTTAGTTCTTCTTGTTCTTGTTCTTTCTTCAAGTATTTTTATATATTAGTTTTTCTGAATCCCCATAACCCATGGCTTCTTCATGCGGAAATTCATCCGGATCTGATGGTGGCCGAAGCAGAGGTACATGTAAGTAATTTTTTGTTGCAATCATACCAGCACTAATGCACCGTATTCCAAGATTGATTGCTAATGGCTATGGGTGTTTGctaattttgttttattatatagtatgataattaatTGTTGCGATCATAACAGCACTAATACTGCATCATATCCGATTAGAACTCAACACTTGCTTTGTTTATAGTAAggtaaatttttttttgttgtgatAATAACAGCACTAATGCATCAGATCTCATCAGAAACTCATAGTTATGCGTGTTTAAAGGGAGTAGTACTCCCTTAACCCTACTTTATTAGTAGGATATTATTAGgtatgtttgtttatttttttagtatAGTATTTATGGTGTGGGTGATTTTTTTCATAGATTCACCACCGAATGACGGCTTGATGGAcgagaagaagaggaagaggatgGAATCCAACCGTGAATCTGCACGCAGATCACGGTTGAGGAAACAAAAGCATGCCACGGATCTAACGGCTGAATCGAACAAGATAAAGAACGATAACGATCAGATCCGGGCCACAATCAACGTTACGACACAGCGATTCATCGAAATCGAAGCAGAGAACTCTGTTTTGAGGGCTCAAGTGAGTGAACTTAGCCAGAGGCTAGAGTCCCTCAATGAGATCTTGAATTCCATGAAGATGAATGCCAATTGTACAACCACTCAATGCATGAGTGGTGGTACAGATGGGTTGTttgagtttgatttgtttgagaATCCATGGAACATGATGGGTTTTAATCAACAACCTATCATGGCTTCTGCTGATAATGTGTTTGGGTACTAGTGGATCATGACATGATGAAAGGGTTGATGTTTTGTGGGGTTGTAGTTTTATGGGTTTGTGGGGTTATTAGGCTTTTTATGTTGTAAGGTGTAATATGGGTTGTGATGGGACATTATCAACTATTGGAGCTAGATATTAATGCTTGTATTGTGTTTTTATGTTATGTGGTTTTGTTAagtatttgtgtttgtgtttgtattTGTGGGGTTAATGgctgttttttttaattatcaagATTTGATTTCTT comes from the Helianthus annuus cultivar XRQ/B chromosome 4, HanXRQr2.0-SUNRISE, whole genome shotgun sequence genome and includes:
- the LOC110936230 gene encoding bZIP transcription factor 11 isoform X1 yields the protein MASSCGNSSGSDGGRSRGTYSPPNDGLMDEKKRKRMESNRESARRSRLRKQKHATDLTAESNKIKNDNDQIRATINVTTQRFIEIEAENSVLRAQVSELSQRLESLNEILNSMKMNANCTTTQCMSGGTDGLFEFDLFENPWNMMGFNQQPIMASADNVFGY
- the LOC110936230 gene encoding bZIP transcription factor 44 isoform X2, with translation MASSCGNSSGSDGGRSRDSPPNDGLMDEKKRKRMESNRESARRSRLRKQKHATDLTAESNKIKNDNDQIRATINVTTQRFIEIEAENSVLRAQVSELSQRLESLNEILNSMKMNANCTTTQCMSGGTDGLFEFDLFENPWNMMGFNQQPIMASADNVFGY